From a single Sander vitreus isolate 19-12246 chromosome 4, sanVit1, whole genome shotgun sequence genomic region:
- the eif4g3a gene encoding eukaryotic translation initiation factor 4 gamma 3 isoform X10, giving the protein MSLPPKVVPKSAAVAVSGPGSGPSPSSQLRATLTSVSLPPGAPTAPQPGAVPPPQIQRVQPSLDERIFPTQPGVAAVYSSATDIAVFLRQSAQLKFSAGETHQFPPKNIVTFMKVPRHAGPPYTAHDITKGHPNLAGTPPGHAHSPALSQVSLPTASPYRYPKGWEAGGGSPYNPGQNAGSAPLVYSPQTQPMNAQQQSRPFATGPRPTHHQFFQRTQMQTARPTIPTNTPSIRPGSQTPTAAVYPTNQPIMMTMAPMPFPSPQTAQYYIPQYRHSTPYVGPPQQYSVQPPGSGTFYPGPGPGEYPAPYHPLRYHPPVSPSVPAPVPTAGPPYYPGQAVYPPSPPIIVPTPQQPPPAKREKKTIRIRDPNQGGRDITEEIMAGGSGSRNSTPPIGRPSSTPTPPQQQLSSSQTPEQQQQQQQQQQQQQQQLQPPQPQQAHPGVYTLEPRQPQQPQQPATTGVSDTKPGPDDTPKLEPVVQKSSSPGLVQPEAPVERLEAKAPVSEPSSTVEPELPFPALMTAPITLPLSVANNRERPSARESTASASSPSFSVGEHKPSLAPPQTPSADKPLSDAPRTLAASPAPAPKALNGHADSGTELDTTAQEPSLLSSASLQPQASAPAYREASSSESFPCDVRPELPVALAPMTPVAVVPVTLSSSPASALPVMLPLGLPPLVQATTDADEASKSLDTKDLIPVVGTETHGGISDSKTESQQQALTRKSPTTVNQTASAIPKTWRKPNEGICTGDAPQKDDEDEPRPVDEPAGDQALQPAPLSSSPLPLPSVLPPTPAPAPASSAEAAGKPATPEENGEAEMEPMRNGAGHTSETESSDSGATPGDKENSTGAPLEMEDLAEPSGKRQYDRDFLLGFQFMPACVQKPDGLPPISDVVLDKINQNKLPSRVVDSRVISRGPDFTPAFADFGRQMTGGRGAALMNIGARRPQPRKIIMNVSVHDEIQLKKSENAWKPGIKRAEVLAEDPEAQNTQELFKKVRSILNKLTPQKFNQLMKQVTDLTIDTEERLKGVIDLVFEKAIDEPSFSVAYGNMCRCLAMLKVPMTDKPNTTVNFRKLLLNRCQKEFEKDKVDDVVFERKQKELDSAASTTERERLQEELEEAKDKARRRSIGNIRFIGELFKLKMLTEAIMHDCVVKLLKNHDEESLECLCRLLTTIGKDLDFEKAKPRMDQYFNQMEKIVKERKTSSRIRFMLQDIIDLRLHNWVSRRADQGPKTIEQIHKEAKIEEQEEQRKVQQQLLSKDSKRRPDPRDQRDQQRMQREETWNTVPMTKNSRTIDPTKIPKISKPQMDEKIQLGPRAQVTWVKGSSGGAKASDSELSRTAGLNRYSALQSTPSPQPSSTPPQNPEFDSRRTLGSRSSAGRERSEKQLSSAPPSSRPGPFTRGGSSKELLESQSPEEPPRRDREREGAEPRRTSVTEDKTEPERSRVREPVKPEPVVQTPDRPALSEEEVERKSKSIIDEFLHINDYKEAVQCVDELDLDSQLHVFVRVGVESTLERSQITRDHMGQLFFQLLQQNILSRPHFLKGFADTLEQADDMAIDIPHIWLYLAELLSPVLKEGGFSMRELFSELSKPLLPVGRAGILISEVLHILCKQMSHRTVGSLWRESGLNWTDFLPEGEDVQAFISQQKLQFVLSGDSSPEAALSKKMLSPEKLSQQLERLLLEDMASDEQIFDWVEANLDESQMSSSPFLRALMTAVCKAAVKDDNTNCRVDTAIIQRRLPVLLKYLNSDTERQLQALYALQALIVALDQPPNLLRMFFDCLYDEDVISEDAFYRWETSKDAAEQQGKGVALKSVTAFFTWLREAEEESEDN; this is encoded by the exons TCTCCATACAACCCTGGACAAAATGCTGGTTCCGCCCCTCTAGTGTATTCTCCCCAGACACAGCCAATGAATGCACAGCAACAAAGTCGCCCG TTTGCTACGGGCCCTCGACCAACCCACCATCAG TTTTTCCAGAGGACTCAGATGCAGACTGCGAGGCCTACCATCCCTACAAACACACCCTCCATACGGCCTGGCTCACAGACTCCCACGGCGGCTGTCTACCCCACTAACCAACCAATCATGATGACCATGGCACCCATGCCTTTCCCTTCCCCACAGACTGCACAGTACTACATCCCACAG TATCGCCACAGTACACCCTACGTGGGACCTCCTCAGCAGTATTCTGTACAGCCTCCAGGGTCTGGCACCTTCTATCCTGGGCCAGGGCCAGGGGAGTACCCTGCCCCATATC ATCCCCTCAGGTACCACCCGCCTGTCTCACCCTCTGTTCCTGCTCCCGTCCCCACGGCTGGTCCGCCCTACTACCCAGGACAGGCTGTGTATCCCCCCTCACCCCCCATCATAGTGCCTACACcacagcaacctccaccagccAAGCGTGAGAAGAAAACA ATCCGTATCCGTGACCCCAATCAGGGTGGCCGGGATATCACAGAGGAGATCATGGCAGGGGGTTCAGGGAGCAGAAATTCGACGCCTCCTATCGGCCGCCCTTCCTCTACCCCTACACCCCCACAG CAGCAGCTGAGCAGCAGCCAGActccagagcagcagcagcagcagcagcagcagcagcagcagcaacagcagcagttgCAGCCTCCTCAGCCGCAGCAGGCCCATCCTGGAGTCTACACATTGGAGCCACGGCAGCCCCAACAGCCCCAGCAGCCAGCGACCACTGGGGTTTCAGACACCAAACCAGGGCCAG ATGATACGCCAAAACTGGAGCCAGTCGTCCAGAAGTCTTCCTCGCCTGGGCTCGTGCAGCCTGAAGCGCCTGTAGAGAGACTTGAGGCCAAAGCTCCTGTATCTGAGCCCTCGTCTACTGTTGAACCAGAGCTTCCCTTCCCTGCCTTGATGACCGCCCCTATCACTCTCCCTCTTTCAGTGGCCAATAACAGAGAACGTCCCTCAGCCAGGGAGTCAACTGCCTCAGcctcttctccctccttctcaGTCGGGGAGCATAAGCCCTCTTTGGCGCCACCTCAGACTCCCAGCGCAGACAAGCCTCTCTCAGACGCCCCTCGAACCCTGGCTGCCTCTCCAGCACCAGCTCCCAAGGCTCTGAACGGCCATGCTGACTCCGGGACTGAGCTGGACACCACGGCACAGGAGCCTTCTCTTCTGTCTTCAGCTTCACTCCAGCCCCAGGCCTCTGCTCCCGCTTACAGAGAGGCCTCTTCCTCTGAAAGTTTTCCCTGTGACGTGAGGCCAGAGTTGCCCGTTGCGCTCGCCCCTATGACACCTGTGGCTGTGGTGCCAGTGACCCTGTCCTCAAGCCCCGCCTCAGCTTTGCCAGTTATGCTCCCCCTTGGCCTTCCGCCTCTAGTGCAGGCCACGACAGACGCCGACGAGGCGAGCAAGTCCTTAGACACTAAAGACCTCATCCCCGTAGTAGGGACAGAGACACATGGAGGCATTAGTGACAGCAAAACGGAGTCCCAACAACAAGCACTCACCAGGAAGAGTCCTACTACAG TTAATCAGACTGCTTCTGCTATACCAAAGACCTGGAGGAAACCAAATGAAGGGATCTGTACTGGCGATGCACCTCAAAAGGATGATGAG GACGAGCCCAGGCCCGTAGATGAGCCTGCTGGAGACCAGGCCCTGCAGCCAGCTCCTCTGAGCAGCAGCCCGCTGCCCCTACCATCAGTCCTCCCCCCGACCCCTGCCCCAGCTCCTGCCAGCAGCGCCGAGGCTGCCGGAAAGCCTGCCACTCCAGAGGAGAACGGTGAGGCCGAGATGGAGCCTATGAGGAATGGGGCAGGTCACACTTCAGAGACGGAGAGCAGCGACAGTGGAGCCACCCCGGGAGACAAGGAGAACTCCACAGGGGCCCCACTGGAAATGGAAG ACCTGGCCGAGCCCAGTGGGAAGCGTCAGTATGACAGGGACTTCCTGTTGGGCTTCCAGTTCATGCCAGCTTGCGTACAGAAGCCTGATGGGCTCCCACCCATCAGTGATGTGGTGCTGGACAAG ATTAACCAAAACAAGTTGCCATCTCGAGTGGTGGATTCCCGGGTGATTTCCAGAGGACCTGATTTCACACCTGCCTTTGCAGATTTTGGCAGGCAGATGACTGGAGGACGAGGCGCTGCA CTTATGAACATTGGGGCTCGGCGGCCTCAACCCAGGAAGATCATCATGAACGTGTCGGTTCATGATGAAATTCAACTGAAAAAATCGGAGAATGCCTGGAAACCTGGCATAAAGAGGGCCGAGGTCCTTGCTGAGGATCCTGAAGCGCAAAACACCCAG GAGCTCTTCAAGAAAGTACGCAGCATCCTGAACAAGCTGACGCCTCAGAAGTTCAACCAGCTGATGAAGCAGGTGACGGACCTGACCATCGACACAGAAGAGAGGCTCAAAGGGGTCATCGACCTGGTCTTTGAGAAGGCCATTGACGAGCCCAGCTTCTCCGTGGCCTATGGAAACATGTGCCGCTGCCTCGCCATG CTCAAGGTGCCCATGACAGACAAACCCAACACCACAGTGAACTTTCGCAAGCTGCTGCTAAACCGCTGCCAGAAGGAGTTTGAGAAAGACAAGGTGGACGACGTGGTGTTCGAGAGGAAGCAGAAAGAGCTGGACTCTGCTGCATCG ACGACAGAGCGCGAGCGGCTTCAGGAAGAGCTGGAGGAAGCCAAGGACAAGGCCCGGCGACGTTCCATCGGCAACATCAGGTTCATTGGCGAGCTTTTCAAGCTCAAGATGTTGACGGAGGCCATAATGCACGACTGTGTTGTCAAGCTGCTGAAGAACCACGACGAGGAGTCTTTGGAGTGCCTGTGCAGGCTGCTCACCACCATCGGCAAGGACCTCGACTTTGAGAAGGCCAAG cCTCGGATGGATCAGTATTTCAATCAGATGGAAAAAATTGTCAAGGAGAGGAAGACATCATCCCGGATACGATTTATGTTACAAGACATTATAGACCTGAGATTG CACAACTGGGTGTCCAGGAGAGCTGACCAGGGCCCGAAAACCATCGAGCAGATCCACAAGGAGGCAAAGATTGAAGAGCAGGAGGAGCAGAGAAAAGTGCAGCAGCAACTGCTCTCCAAGGACAGCAAGAGACGGCCAG ATCCCAGAGATCAGCGAGATCAGCAGCGCATGCAGAGAGAAGAGACCTGGAACACTGTGCCCATGACGAAGAACAGCAGGACCATCGACCCCACCAAGATCCCAAAGATCTCCAAG CCTCAAATGGATGAGAAGATCCAGCTGGGTCCCCGGGCGCAAGTCACGTGGGTGAAGGGCAGCAGTGGAGGAGCCAAGGCCAGTGACTCAG AACTATCTCGGACAGCTGGCCTCAATCGTTACTCTGCGCTGCAGTCTACGCCTTCACCTCAGCCCTCCAGCACTCCTCCACAGAACCCAGAATTTGACTCCAGGAGAACGCTGGGAAG TCGAAGCAGTGCAGGGAGAGAACGCAGTGAGAAGCAGCTGAGCTCTGCCCCTCCATCATCACGGCCCGGACCATTCACCAGGGGAGGCAGTTCAAAGGAGCTGCTGGAGAGTCAAAGCCCCGAAGAGCCGCCGCGGAGAGACCGGGAGCGAGAGGGAGCTGAGCCGCGGAGAACCAGTGTCACAGAGGACAAAACCGAGCCAGAGCGCAGCAGAGTCAGGGAGCCTG TGAAACCTGAGCCAGTGGTCCAGACCCCCGACAGACCTGCTCTGTCTGAGGAGGAGGTAGAGAGGAAGTCCAAGTCCATCATCGACGAGTTCCTGCACATAAATGACTACAAG GAGGCGGTTCAGTGTGTGGACGAGCTGGACTTGGACTCTCAGCTGCACGTCTTTGTGCGCGTCGGGGTGGAGTCGACCCTGGAGCGCAGTCAGATAACACGGGACCACATGGGCCAGCTCTTcttccagctgctgcagcagaacATCCTGTCCAGACCCCACTTCCTAAAAGG GTTTGCAGACACGCTGGAACAAGCGGATGACATGGCCATCGACATTCCCCACATCTGGCTGTACCTGGCCGAGCTTCTCAGCCCTGTACTGAAGGAAGGGGGCTTCTCTATGAGAGAGCTCTTTAG TGAATTAAGCAAACCTTTGCTTCCTGTGGGAAGAGCTGGGATCTTAATTTCTGAAGTACTGCACATACTATGCAAACAAATG AGCCATAGGACTGTGGGTTCTTTGTGGAGGGAATCTGGCCTCAACTGGACTGACTTCCTGCCAGAGGGAGAGGACGTCCAGGCTTTCATCTCACAACAG AAACTCCAGTTTGTTCTGTCGGGCGACTCCAGTCCTGAGGCGGCTCTATCCAAAAAGATGTTGTCTCCTGAGAAGCTGAGCCAGCAGCTGGAGAGACTTCTCCTGGAGGACATGGCCAGCGACGAGCAGATCTTTGACTGGGTAGAG GCAAACCTGGATGAATCTCAGATGAGCTCGTCTCCCTTCCTGAGGGCTTTGATGACAGCTGTGTGTAAGGCAGCAGTGAAAG ATGATAACACCAACTGTCGAGTGGACACGGCCATCATCCAGAGGAGATTGCCTGTATTACTCAAGTACCTTAACTCAGACACTGAGCGACAGCTGCAAGCACTTTATGCACTTCAGGCACTGATCGTCGCCCTCGATCAGCCTCCAA ATCTTCTCCGGATGTTCTTTGACTGTCTGTATGatgaggacgtcatctcggaGGATGCTTTCTACAGGTGGGAGACGAGCAAAGACGCTGCCGAGCAGCAGGGTAAGGGGGTAGCCCTTAAGTCTGTTACGGCCTTCTTCACCTGGCTGcgggaggcggaggaggagtcGGAAGATAATTGA
- the eif4g3a gene encoding eukaryotic translation initiation factor 4 gamma 3 isoform X9, protein MSLPPKVVPKSAAVAVSGPGSGPSPSSQLRATLTSVSLPPGAPTAPQPGAVPPPQIQRVQPSLDERIFPTQPGVAAVYSSATDIAVFLRQSAQLKFSAGETHQFPPKNIVTFMKVPRHAGPPYTAHDITKGHPNLAGTPPGHAHSPALSQVSLPTASPYRYPKGWEAGGGSPYNPGQNAGSAPLVYSPQTQPMNAQQQSRPFFQRTQMQTARPTIPTNTPSIRPGSQTPTAAVYPTNQPIMMTMAPMPFPSPQTAQYYIPQYRHSTPYVGPPQQYSVQPPGSGTFYPGPGPGEYPAPYHPLRYHPPVSPSVPAPVPTAGPPYYPGQAVYPPSPPIIVPTPQQPPPAKREKKTIRIRDPNQGGRDITEEIMAGGSGSRNSTPPIGRPSSTPTPPQQQLSSSQTPEQQQQQQQQQQQQQQQLQPPQPQQAHPGVYTLEPRQPQQPQQPATTGVSDTKPGPDDTPKLEPVVQKSSSPGLVQPEAPVERLEAKAPVSEPSSTVEPELPFPALMTAPITLPLSVANNRERPSARESTASASSPSFSVGEHKPSLAPPQTPSADKPLSDAPRTLAASPAPAPKALNGHADSGTELDTTAQEPSLLSSASLQPQASAPAYREASSSESFPCDVRPELPVALAPMTPVAVVPVTLSSSPASALPVMLPLGLPPLVQATTDADEASKSLDTKDLIPVVGTETHGGISDSKTESQQQALTRKSPTTVNQTASAIPKTWRKPNEGICTGDAPQKDDEDEPRPVDEPAGDQALQPAPLSSSPLPLPSVLPPTPAPAPASSAEAAGKPATPEENGEAEMEPMRNGAGHTSETESSDSGATPGDKENSTGAPLEMEDLAEPSGKRQYDRDFLLGFQFMPACVQKPDGLPPISDVVLDKINQNKLPSRVVDSRVISRGPDFTPAFADFGRQMTGGRGAALMNIGARRPQPRKIIMNVSVHDEIQLKKSENAWKPGIKRAEVLAEDPEAQNTQELFKKVRSILNKLTPQKFNQLMKQVTDLTIDTEERLKGVIDLVFEKAIDEPSFSVAYGNMCRCLAMLKVPMTDKPNTTVNFRKLLLNRCQKEFEKDKVDDVVFERKQKELDSAASTTERERLQEELEEAKDKARRRSIGNIRFIGELFKLKMLTEAIMHDCVVKLLKNHDEESLECLCRLLTTIGKDLDFEKAKPRMDQYFNQMEKIVKERKTSSRIRFMLQDIIDLRLHNWVSRRADQGPKTIEQIHKEAKIEEQEEQRKVQQQLLSKDSKRRPDPRDQRDQQRMQREETWNTVPMTKNSRTIDPTKIPKISKPQMDEKIQLGPRAQVTWVKGSSGGAKASDSELSRTAGLNRYSALQSTPSPQPSSTPPQNPEFDSRRTLGSRSSAGRERSEKQLSSAPPSSRPGPFTRGGSSKELLESQSPEEPPRRDREREGAEPRRTSVTEDKTEPERSRVREPVKPEPVVQTPDRPALSEEEVERKSKSIIDEFLHINDYKEAVQCVDELDLDSQLHVFVRVGVESTLERSQITRDHMGQLFFQLLQQNILSRPHFLKGFADTLEQADDMAIDIPHIWLYLAELLSPVLKEGGFSMRELFSELSKPLLPVGRAGILISEVLHILCKQMSHRTVGSLWRESGLNWTDFLPEGEDVQAFISQQKLQFVLSGDSSPEAALSKKMLSPEKLSQQLERLLLEDMASDEQIFDWVEANLDESQMSSSPFLRALMTAVCKAAVKDDNTNCRVDTAIIQRRLPVLLKYLNSDTERQLQALYALQALIVALDQPPNLLRMFFDCLYDEDVISEDAFYRWETSKDAAEQQGKGVALKSVTAFFTWLREAEEESEDN, encoded by the exons TCTCCATACAACCCTGGACAAAATGCTGGTTCCGCCCCTCTAGTGTATTCTCCCCAGACACAGCCAATGAATGCACAGCAACAAAGTCGCCCG TTTTTCCAGAGGACTCAGATGCAGACTGCGAGGCCTACCATCCCTACAAACACACCCTCCATACGGCCTGGCTCACAGACTCCCACGGCGGCTGTCTACCCCACTAACCAACCAATCATGATGACCATGGCACCCATGCCTTTCCCTTCCCCACAGACTGCACAGTACTACATCCCACAG TATCGCCACAGTACACCCTACGTGGGACCTCCTCAGCAGTATTCTGTACAGCCTCCAGGGTCTGGCACCTTCTATCCTGGGCCAGGGCCAGGGGAGTACCCTGCCCCATATC ATCCCCTCAGGTACCACCCGCCTGTCTCACCCTCTGTTCCTGCTCCCGTCCCCACGGCTGGTCCGCCCTACTACCCAGGACAGGCTGTGTATCCCCCCTCACCCCCCATCATAGTGCCTACACcacagcaacctccaccagccAAGCGTGAGAAGAAAACA ATCCGTATCCGTGACCCCAATCAGGGTGGCCGGGATATCACAGAGGAGATCATGGCAGGGGGTTCAGGGAGCAGAAATTCGACGCCTCCTATCGGCCGCCCTTCCTCTACCCCTACACCCCCACAG CAGCAGCTGAGCAGCAGCCAGActccagagcagcagcagcagcagcagcagcagcagcagcagcaacagcagcagttgCAGCCTCCTCAGCCGCAGCAGGCCCATCCTGGAGTCTACACATTGGAGCCACGGCAGCCCCAACAGCCCCAGCAGCCAGCGACCACTGGGGTTTCAGACACCAAACCAGGGCCAG ATGATACGCCAAAACTGGAGCCAGTCGTCCAGAAGTCTTCCTCGCCTGGGCTCGTGCAGCCTGAAGCGCCTGTAGAGAGACTTGAGGCCAAAGCTCCTGTATCTGAGCCCTCGTCTACTGTTGAACCAGAGCTTCCCTTCCCTGCCTTGATGACCGCCCCTATCACTCTCCCTCTTTCAGTGGCCAATAACAGAGAACGTCCCTCAGCCAGGGAGTCAACTGCCTCAGcctcttctccctccttctcaGTCGGGGAGCATAAGCCCTCTTTGGCGCCACCTCAGACTCCCAGCGCAGACAAGCCTCTCTCAGACGCCCCTCGAACCCTGGCTGCCTCTCCAGCACCAGCTCCCAAGGCTCTGAACGGCCATGCTGACTCCGGGACTGAGCTGGACACCACGGCACAGGAGCCTTCTCTTCTGTCTTCAGCTTCACTCCAGCCCCAGGCCTCTGCTCCCGCTTACAGAGAGGCCTCTTCCTCTGAAAGTTTTCCCTGTGACGTGAGGCCAGAGTTGCCCGTTGCGCTCGCCCCTATGACACCTGTGGCTGTGGTGCCAGTGACCCTGTCCTCAAGCCCCGCCTCAGCTTTGCCAGTTATGCTCCCCCTTGGCCTTCCGCCTCTAGTGCAGGCCACGACAGACGCCGACGAGGCGAGCAAGTCCTTAGACACTAAAGACCTCATCCCCGTAGTAGGGACAGAGACACATGGAGGCATTAGTGACAGCAAAACGGAGTCCCAACAACAAGCACTCACCAGGAAGAGTCCTACTACAG TTAATCAGACTGCTTCTGCTATACCAAAGACCTGGAGGAAACCAAATGAAGGGATCTGTACTGGCGATGCACCTCAAAAGGATGATGAG GACGAGCCCAGGCCCGTAGATGAGCCTGCTGGAGACCAGGCCCTGCAGCCAGCTCCTCTGAGCAGCAGCCCGCTGCCCCTACCATCAGTCCTCCCCCCGACCCCTGCCCCAGCTCCTGCCAGCAGCGCCGAGGCTGCCGGAAAGCCTGCCACTCCAGAGGAGAACGGTGAGGCCGAGATGGAGCCTATGAGGAATGGGGCAGGTCACACTTCAGAGACGGAGAGCAGCGACAGTGGAGCCACCCCGGGAGACAAGGAGAACTCCACAGGGGCCCCACTGGAAATGGAAG ACCTGGCCGAGCCCAGTGGGAAGCGTCAGTATGACAGGGACTTCCTGTTGGGCTTCCAGTTCATGCCAGCTTGCGTACAGAAGCCTGATGGGCTCCCACCCATCAGTGATGTGGTGCTGGACAAG ATTAACCAAAACAAGTTGCCATCTCGAGTGGTGGATTCCCGGGTGATTTCCAGAGGACCTGATTTCACACCTGCCTTTGCAGATTTTGGCAGGCAGATGACTGGAGGACGAGGCGCTGCA CTTATGAACATTGGGGCTCGGCGGCCTCAACCCAGGAAGATCATCATGAACGTGTCGGTTCATGATGAAATTCAACTGAAAAAATCGGAGAATGCCTGGAAACCTGGCATAAAGAGGGCCGAGGTCCTTGCTGAGGATCCTGAAGCGCAAAACACCCAG GAGCTCTTCAAGAAAGTACGCAGCATCCTGAACAAGCTGACGCCTCAGAAGTTCAACCAGCTGATGAAGCAGGTGACGGACCTGACCATCGACACAGAAGAGAGGCTCAAAGGGGTCATCGACCTGGTCTTTGAGAAGGCCATTGACGAGCCCAGCTTCTCCGTGGCCTATGGAAACATGTGCCGCTGCCTCGCCATG CTCAAGGTGCCCATGACAGACAAACCCAACACCACAGTGAACTTTCGCAAGCTGCTGCTAAACCGCTGCCAGAAGGAGTTTGAGAAAGACAAGGTGGACGACGTGGTGTTCGAGAGGAAGCAGAAAGAGCTGGACTCTGCTGCATCG ACGACAGAGCGCGAGCGGCTTCAGGAAGAGCTGGAGGAAGCCAAGGACAAGGCCCGGCGACGTTCCATCGGCAACATCAGGTTCATTGGCGAGCTTTTCAAGCTCAAGATGTTGACGGAGGCCATAATGCACGACTGTGTTGTCAAGCTGCTGAAGAACCACGACGAGGAGTCTTTGGAGTGCCTGTGCAGGCTGCTCACCACCATCGGCAAGGACCTCGACTTTGAGAAGGCCAAG cCTCGGATGGATCAGTATTTCAATCAGATGGAAAAAATTGTCAAGGAGAGGAAGACATCATCCCGGATACGATTTATGTTACAAGACATTATAGACCTGAGATTG CACAACTGGGTGTCCAGGAGAGCTGACCAGGGCCCGAAAACCATCGAGCAGATCCACAAGGAGGCAAAGATTGAAGAGCAGGAGGAGCAGAGAAAAGTGCAGCAGCAACTGCTCTCCAAGGACAGCAAGAGACGGCCAG ATCCCAGAGATCAGCGAGATCAGCAGCGCATGCAGAGAGAAGAGACCTGGAACACTGTGCCCATGACGAAGAACAGCAGGACCATCGACCCCACCAAGATCCCAAAGATCTCCAAG CCTCAAATGGATGAGAAGATCCAGCTGGGTCCCCGGGCGCAAGTCACGTGGGTGAAGGGCAGCAGTGGAGGAGCCAAGGCCAGTGACTCAG AACTATCTCGGACAGCTGGCCTCAATCGTTACTCTGCGCTGCAGTCTACGCCTTCACCTCAGCCCTCCAGCACTCCTCCACAGAACCCAGAATTTGACTCCAGGAGAACGCTGGGAAG TCGAAGCAGTGCAGGGAGAGAACGCAGTGAGAAGCAGCTGAGCTCTGCCCCTCCATCATCACGGCCCGGACCATTCACCAGGGGAGGCAGTTCAAAGGAGCTGCTGGAGAGTCAAAGCCCCGAAGAGCCGCCGCGGAGAGACCGGGAGCGAGAGGGAGCTGAGCCGCGGAGAACCAGTGTCACAGAGGACAAAACCGAGCCAGAGCGCAGCAGAGTCAGGGAGCCTG TGAAACCTGAGCCAGTGGTCCAGACCCCCGACAGACCTGCTCTGTCTGAGGAGGAGGTAGAGAGGAAGTCCAAGTCCATCATCGACGAGTTCCTGCACATAAATGACTACAAG GAGGCGGTTCAGTGTGTGGACGAGCTGGACTTGGACTCTCAGCTGCACGTCTTTGTGCGCGTCGGGGTGGAGTCGACCCTGGAGCGCAGTCAGATAACACGGGACCACATGGGCCAGCTCTTcttccagctgctgcagcagaacATCCTGTCCAGACCCCACTTCCTAAAAGG GTTTGCAGACACGCTGGAACAAGCGGATGACATGGCCATCGACATTCCCCACATCTGGCTGTACCTGGCCGAGCTTCTCAGCCCTGTACTGAAGGAAGGGGGCTTCTCTATGAGAGAGCTCTTTAG TGAATTAAGCAAACCTTTGCTTCCTGTGGGAAGAGCTGGGATCTTAATTTCTGAAGTACTGCACATACTATGCAAACAAATG AGCCATAGGACTGTGGGTTCTTTGTGGAGGGAATCTGGCCTCAACTGGACTGACTTCCTGCCAGAGGGAGAGGACGTCCAGGCTTTCATCTCACAACAG AAACTCCAGTTTGTTCTGTCGGGCGACTCCAGTCCTGAGGCGGCTCTATCCAAAAAGATGTTGTCTCCTGAGAAGCTGAGCCAGCAGCTGGAGAGACTTCTCCTGGAGGACATGGCCAGCGACGAGCAGATCTTTGACTGGGTAGAG GCAAACCTGGATGAATCTCAGATGAGCTCGTCTCCCTTCCTGAGGGCTTTGATGACAGCTGTGTGTAAGGCAGCAGTGAAAG ATGATAACACCAACTGTCGAGTGGACACGGCCATCATCCAGAGGAGATTGCCTGTATTACTCAAGTACCTTAACTCAGACACTGAGCGACAGCTGCAAGCACTTTATGCACTTCAGGCACTGATCGTCGCCCTCGATCAGCCTCCAA ATCTTCTCCGGATGTTCTTTGACTGTCTGTATGatgaggacgtcatctcggaGGATGCTTTCTACAGGTGGGAGACGAGCAAAGACGCTGCCGAGCAGCAGGGTAAGGGGGTAGCCCTTAAGTCTGTTACGGCCTTCTTCACCTGGCTGcgggaggcggaggaggagtcGGAAGATAATTGA